From Lampris incognitus isolate fLamInc1 chromosome 13, fLamInc1.hap2, whole genome shotgun sequence, one genomic window encodes:
- the LOC130122597 gene encoding cytochrome P450 1B1 yields the protein MDVILEEIKHTSPQAVLLASLALLVSLHLWRWLRQGIRSPPGPFAWPLIGNAAQLGNAPHVYFTRLVKKYGNVFQIKLGCRNVVVLNGDSIKQALVKRGHDFAGRPDFTSFQCVSGGDSLAFGPFSDWWKVHRKVAQSTVRMFSTKNESTKKTFERHILCEFRELIHLFAGKTREEKYFQPMTFLVVSTANIMSAVCFGKRYSYDDREFRQVVGRNDQFTRTVGAGSIVDVMPWLQYFPNPIKTMFENFKSLNVEFSAFIRDKVVQHRKTVQSSIIRDMTDAFILALDQIRESAAEAPDGKDYVAATVGDIFGASQDTLSTAFQWIILIIVRYPEMQQQLQQEVDRVVDRSRLPSAEDQPQLPYVTAFIYEVLRFTSFVPLTIPHSTTTDTTVMGYTLPKNTVIFINQWSINHDPAIWTEPERFEPRRFLDQHGALNKDLTSSVLIFSLGKRRCIGEDLSKMQLFLFTALLAHQCHITPDPAKPLHLDYDYGLTLKPHPYSIAVSLRDNTDLLDEVSRQSLN from the exons ATGGATGTGATACTGGAGGAGATCAAGCACACGTCCCCACAGGCTGTACTGCTGGCATCTCTCGCGTTGCTGGTTTCCCTTCACCTGTGGCGCTGGCTCCGGCAGGGCATCCGCAGCCCGCCCGGACCTTTCGCGTGGCCGCTCATCGGGAACGCCGCGCAACTTGGCAACGCGCCCCACGTCTACTTCACGCGCTTGGTGAAGAAGTACGGCAACGTGTTCCAGATCAAACTGGGCTGCCGCAACGTCGTGGTGTTGAACGGCGACTCCATCAAGCAGGCGCTGGTCAAACGCGGGCACGACTTCGCCGGCAGACCGGATTTTACGTCTTTCCAGTGCGTGTCCGGCGGGGACAGCCTTGCCTTCGGCCCCTTCAGCGACTGGTGGAAGGTGCACCGCAAAGTGGCCCAGTCCACCGTGCGGATGTTTTCCACCAAGAACGAGAGCACCAAAAAGACTTTCGAGAGGCACATCCTCTGCGAATTCAGGGAACTCATCCACCTTTTCGCCGGGAAAACGCGGGAGGAGAAATATTTCCAGCCCATGACGTTCCTCGTGGTCTCCACGGCCAACATCATGAGCGCGGTGTGCTTCGGGAAGCGATATTCCTACGATGACCGGGAGTTCCGGCAGGTGGTGGGGCGCAACGACCAGTTCACCCGCACGGTGGGCGCCGGAAGTATAGTGGACGTCATGCCGTGGCTGCAGTACTTCCCCAACCCCATCAAAACCATGTTCGAGAACTTCAAATCTCTCAATGTGGAATTTAGCGCGTTCATCCGAGATAAAGTCGTGCAGCATCGGAAAACCGTCCAGTCCAGCATCATCAGGGACATGACGGACGCCTTCATACTGGCGCTGGACCAGATCCGGGAGAGCGCCGCGGAGGCTCCCGATGGGAAGGATTACGTGGCCGCCACGGTTGGCGACATTTTCGGAGCAAGCCAAGACACACTGTCGACTGCCTTCCAGTGGATCATCTTGATAATTGTGAG GTATCCTGAGATGCAgcaacaactccagcaggaagtGGACCGGGTGGTGGACCGCAGCCGTCTGCCCAGCGCTGAGGACCAGCCCCAGCTGCCTTACGTCACGGCTTTCATCTACGAGGTGCTGCGCTTTACCAGTTTCGTGCCGCTCACCATTCCCCACTCCACAACCACAGACACCACCGTCATGGGCTACACCTTACCAAAGAACACAGTGATCTTTATCAACCAGTGGTCAATCAACCATGATCCGGCCATATGGACGGAGCCGGAACGCTTTGAACCCCGGCGTTTCCTGGACCAGCATGGGGCCCTGAACAAGGACCTGACCAGCAGCGTGCTCATCTTCTCTCTGGGGAAGCGACGGTGCATTGGCGAGGACCTGTCCAAGATGCAACTCTTCCTCTTCACGGCCCTGCTGGCTCACCAGTGCCACATCACTCCAGACCCGGCCAAGCCGCTCCACCTCGACTATGATTACGGCCTAACCCTGAAGCCTCACCCCTACTCTATAGCAGTATCTCTACGAGATAATACAGACCTTTTGGATGAAGTTAGCAGACAGTCTTTAAACTGA